The DNA sequence GTGGGAAAAGCAGTGTCTATTGTCTCCACCATCTTCAAGTTCAACCCAATAATGGCTTCCCTGTTGCCATTGCTGTTTGTGTTTGCGATTCAACCATGGCAGGTGAGGTCGGAGCAGTACAACAACATATTCATACTTGCGGGACAGAGCAACATGGCAGGACGAGGTGGAGTCAGTGAAACAACGGCAACATGGGACGGTGTGGTTCCGCCGGAGAGCCAACCGAAGGCGTCGATTTTGCGGCTGAACGCGAAGCTGGAATGGGTGGAAGCGGAAGAGCCACTCCACGCGGACATCGATGTGACGAAGACGAATGGAGTTGGACCGGGGATGGCGTTCGCGAACACGATCTTGGAGAAGCGACCGGGTTTCGGTGTGGTGGGTTTGGTGCCATGTGCAATCGGAGGCACAAACATAAGCGAGTGGGAACGCGGGAAAGTGCACTACACGCGCATGATGAAGAGGGTTAAGGCTTCGTTGCAAGGTGGTGGTGGCCTTCAAGCTCTGCTTTGGTATCAAGGTGAGTCTGATACTTTGCTTCTCAGTGATGCGCAATCTTATCGAACAAGACTTGGCAAGTTTTTCTTGGATCTTCGTGCTGATCTTAACTCTCCATTGCTTCCTATAGTTCAGgtaccttttctttttctttttctttttcaatagtaAATTGTTTGTTAGGGTCCTTTTGTCAATGAATGTAGGACAAATAATTAATTAGAAAGTGACTTGTACAGAAAAAAATATGAACATGGTTAggtagataatgatttttatgaataatttaaataatagattttaaaattggtcaaataaaataaaaatatactatactCTAAATTATAATCATTCGTAcacctaataaattaaatattcgatatatttattatttatattgtttaatatttttattatctatttaaaaatattcctaaaaaATACTCCTCTATTTTATGAAGGGCATTCCAAGTACTAATAGTTAGGTGGTGCTTTACGTTATCTCTTGCATCATTTTTCCCCTTCCCTAGTAATCCGGTACATATAGTAGTGTTTGTACATTTACTCAACATTCATGAGATTGACATACTCCAACCAAGATTGACCAAGTTTCAACCTCCAAATAACTCCCCCGTGCTATAATAGGCACTTAgtcaatgatatatatatatttacatccCTACCGGTGGGTGCGcttttttttattccttaagaaaGTATTTGAAATAATTGttagttagttaatattaattaattaatttttttaattataaaaatattatttttttaaaatttaaaattaaaaattaaaaagttaattagtattaattaaaaaaattaatttcttaacatcattttttttattttttgtcagcATGTTATTTATTTAAGCCTTTAATCTGCATGTCTATATTTTTTGTCAACATGCTATTTATTTAAGCCTTTAATCTGCAAGTCTAAGACCGCGTGTAACTATAAAATTGCATATTTAATTATAACTTATGTTAAATTCGGTTCGTATATATATGGTTAGGACTTATATTCATATTTTAGTACCAAATTTAGTACCAGTCATTTCCTCCACCGATCCAAAACCTTCTTATCCAATTTATAATATGCTCCGGTTATTTCTTTTTTCCTCACAGTTTATGCAACGTTTTTATTTCTTTAAGAAATCTAAAGTATTTAAGCtatattaattaatgattatATAAAGAAAATGTCTATGAATAGTAATTTTTCAAACAGTAATATTAAGAaggtaatatttaaaattattttatataataatattcataattttatatatataatatttataattatatatttattatatttaaaattatataattattttaacaataattaataaatattaaataaaataattttgagttaattttttattgtctctTAAATATTATTGTTATCGAATAAagtttacattacattcaataaaGTTAATTTAGCCTTTCTGATTACTCTAAGGCCAAGGAATCGTCGTTATCAATTACCATACTCACTTGTTATTAGTCTGATGGAATATCATTTTCTTCACTTTTTGGGGGTATGAATTGATCGAAGTTCGTGCACTCAGCATTCCCATTTGCGATTGCAGGTAGCTTTGGCATCTGGAGAAGGCCCTTACATAGAGACAGTAAGAGAAGCTCAGCTTGATATGGACCTCCTCAACTTGAGAACTGTCGACGCAAAGGGCTTGCCCCTTGGGCCTGATGGGCTTCACCTTACCACCCAGGCCCAAGTTCATCTTGGGCAGGTAATGGCTGATGCATTTCTTCAATTCGTACCCACTTCACTTCCAAAAAACAATGTTCTTCCCATACATAATGGAGCTCCTCCTACAAGACCTCACAATGGTGCCTCCCAAATTTATATGATCCCAATATCGATAACATTTCTTACCATAGTATCATTAACTTTGTTATAGCAAGCATTCATTCACTTTTCAGCACTATATATTTCATCACACGGCCTAAGCACAGTGAGATGAGCGAAGTTGATAAGAAAATTGTAGCTCTGTACGAATATTTTAAGTGGATTAGTGAACTAACTATTaaaaccaacccaacttggttgataaaattacattttttttttttttggtaagtaATAAAACTACATTTTAATTTGAAGACTTCTTATTAGTGGAATTTTTTGTCCATAATTAGTGGATTTTCATGGAATACAAAATCTAGGATCAACTATatatctctctattttcttttttggaATCTCTTTAGCAAGTACTTTTGCAATTGTTGTTTCATAGATATTGGGCCTTGATGGGCCAGATTCCTTTATAAGAGGCTTCAACACTTGTTAATTATCTTTTTATGGGAAGAGTTCAACGCAACATTATGCTGTGTTGCGCTAAAGACAACACATGATAGTGTGTAAGGggacttgaccaaaaaaaaaaaaaaaaaaaacacatgatATTTTGCTCTCTTCAAGTATTGCGTCAACCATATGAAACATGCCGTGTGTACTTGGTTAGATTAGCGTTTacaagtattaatttttttttataaaactagttttgattaaaatatttttggttaaaatattttaaaagtgttTTACTATTATCTTCACTTTTATTCTGTTAAAATACATAATAGATCATGTATACTAATAAATATAGAAACCTAATGATGATGTGGAGCGAACAAGATTACAAGACTATTCTATACATTTTATGAGTTTAatcctttattttttatttttaaactaaaaactgATATTTTTActtgataatattaattttttctttacaaATTCATGTAAATATATAATGCAAAAAATCATGTCTGGATGATATTATCAAAAGTAATAGTAGCAATATCTGTTAtcctttaattttaatattttttaatatttattcatattataggggtggcaaaacgggttaAATCCGTCGGGTCGCTtcgctaaacccgctaaaaaagaTGGGTTAGGCTAGAATTTGGAGTCTGCCGAATTAAATAATTCTCGAAACCTGTACCAtcaaattggcgggttttggtAGACCGGCGCGGTCTGTCGGTccgaagatatttttttattaaataaaagagtgattactattataaaatcaataattatagaatttttaaacacttttttttgtttttatttttgttctttttttagttattaactttatttattttattttacaatttcgtatatttgTTCAAATTgtatgacttattttttaaaataaagatgattctattgacaaatatt is a window from the Arachis hypogaea cultivar Tifrunner chromosome 17, arahy.Tifrunner.gnm2.J5K5, whole genome shotgun sequence genome containing:
- the LOC112766252 gene encoding probable carbohydrate esterase At4g34215 translates to MKSQRGVGKAVSIVSTIFKFNPIMASLLPLLFVFAIQPWQVRSEQYNNIFILAGQSNMAGRGGVSETTATWDGVVPPESQPKASILRLNAKLEWVEAEEPLHADIDVTKTNGVGPGMAFANTILEKRPGFGVVGLVPCAIGGTNISEWERGKVHYTRMMKRVKASLQGGGGLQALLWYQGESDTLLLSDAQSYRTRLGKFFLDLRADLNSPLLPIVQVALASGEGPYIETVREAQLDMDLLNLRTVDAKGLPLGPDGLHLTTQAQVHLGQVMADAFLQFVPTSLPKNNVLPIHNGAPPTRPHNGASQIYMIPISITFLTIVSLTLL